From one Rattus rattus isolate New Zealand chromosome 15, Rrattus_CSIRO_v1, whole genome shotgun sequence genomic stretch:
- the Znf24 gene encoding zinc finger protein 24: MSAQSVEEDSILIIPNPDEEEKILRVKLEEDPDGEEGSSISWNHLPDPEIFRQRFRQFGYQDSPGPREAVRELRELCRLWLRPEMHTKEQILELVVLEQFVAILPKELQTLVREHHPENGEEAVTVLEDLESELDDPGQPVSLRRRKREVLVEEIASQEDAQGLPSSELDAVENQLKWASWELHSLRHCDDDATAENGALAPKQEIASAGESHEVPGTLNIGVPQIFKYGETCFPKGRFERKRNPSRKKQHICDECGKHFSQGSALILHQRIHSGEKPYGCVECGKAFSRSSILVQHQRVHTGEKPYKCLECGKAFSQNSGLINHQRIHTGEKPYECVQCGKSYSQSSNLFRHQRRHNAEKLLNVVKV; the protein is encoded by the exons ATGTCTGCCCAGTCAGTGGAAGAAGATTCAATACTTATCATCCCAAAtccagatgaagaagaaaaaattctGAGAGTGAAACTAGAGGAGGATCCTGACGGTGAAGAAGGATCGAGCATTTCCTGGAACCATCTCCCTGACCCGGAGATTTTCCGGCAGCGGTTCAGGCAGTTTGGATACCAGGATTCACCAGGACCGCGAGAGGCGGTGAGGGAGCTCCGAGAACTGTGCCGCCTGTGGCTCAGACCGGAGATGCACACGAAGGAGCAGATACTGGAGCTGGTGGTTTTGGAGCAGTTTGTCGCCATCCTCCCCAAGGAGCTACAGACTTTGGTTCGAGAGCATCACCCAGAGAACGGAGAGGAGGCAGTGACTGTTCTGGAGGACTTGGAGAGTGAACTTGATGACCCTGGACAGCCG GTTTCTCTCCGTCGGCGGAAACGGGAAGTACTTGTAGAAGAGATAGCATCTCAAGAAGACGCTCAGGGATTACCGAGTTCTGAGCTTGACGCCGTAGAGAACCAGCTCAAGTGGGCATCCTGGGAACTCCACTCTCTGAGGCACTGTG aTGATGATGCTACGGCAGAGAATGGAGCTCTGGCCCCAAAGCAGGAGATCGCTTCAGCGGGAGAGTCTCACGAGGTTCCTGGCACTCTCAACATAGGTGTTCCTCAGATTTTCAAATATGGAGAAACCTGTTTTCCCAAGGGCAggtttgaaagaaagagaaatccttCCAGAAAGAAACAACACATATGTGATGAGTGTGGGAAACACTTCAGTCAGGGCTCTGCCCTTATTCTTCATCAGAGAATCCACAGTGGGGAGAAGCCTTACGGATGTGTCGAATGTGGAAAAGCCTTCAGCAGAAGCTCCATCCTTGTGCAGCACCAGAGAGtccatactggagaaaaaccctacaaGTGTCTtgaatgtgggaaagcctttagCCAGAATTCTGGGCTCATTAACCATCAGCGAATCCACACTGGGGAGAAACCGTATGAATGTGTTCAGTGTGGGAAATCCTATAGTCAAAGCTCAAATCTTTTTAGACATCAGAGAAGACACAATGcagaaaaacttttaaatgttGTGAAGGTTTAA